From Pongo pygmaeus isolate AG05252 chromosome 1, NHGRI_mPonPyg2-v2.0_pri, whole genome shotgun sequence, one genomic window encodes:
- the LOC129014054 gene encoding dynactin subunit 5-like, protein MELGELLYNKSEYIKTASGNKASLQSVLCGSQNIVLNGKTIVMKDCVIRGVLENVRIGHHCVVKSCSVIRPPFKKFSKGVEFFPLHIGDHVFIEEECVVNAAQIGYCIHVGKNCVIGCRCLLKDCCKILDNTALPPETVVPPFTVFSGCPGCFSGELLECTQELMIDVTKSYYQKFLPLTQV, encoded by the coding sequence ATGGAGTTGGGTGAGCTGCTCTACAACAAGTCTGAGTATATCAAGACGGCATCTGGGAACAAAGCCAGTCTCCAGTCAGTGTTGTGTGGAAGCCAGAACATAGTTCTCAATGGCAAGACCATTGTGATGAAAGACTGTGTTATCCGAGGGGTTCTGGAAAACGTAAGAATTGGACACCATTGTGTTGTGAAAAGTTGTAGTGTCATAAGGCCACCATTCAAGAAATTCAGCAAGGGTGTTGAATTCTTTCCTTTACATATTGGGGACCATGTCTTTATTGAGGAAGAGTGTGTGGTCAACGCAGCTCAGATTGGTTATTGCATTCATGTGGGCAAGAACTGTGTGATAGGGTGCCGGTGTTTGTTGAAAGACTGCTGCAAAATTCTTGACAACACAGCATTACCTCCAGAAACTGTGGTCCCACCATTCACTGTCTTCTCAGGCTGCCCAGGATGCTTCTCCGGAGAGCTCCTGGAGTGCACTCAGGAGCTGATGATTGATGTCACCAAGAGCTACTATCAGAAGTTTTTGCCCCTGACACAGGTCTAG